Proteins from one Malaya genurostris strain Urasoe2022 chromosome 2, Malgen_1.1, whole genome shotgun sequence genomic window:
- the LOC131429004 gene encoding Golgi SNAP receptor complex member 1: MVASEWDNLRKQARHLENDIDLKLIAFNKVGVGSGSLGSSANAEPGSDADTAPLLGDHVFESLSLEIEQMLDKLSSINEKMSEIPSSGAAVMHVLQRHREILHGYRQEFLKIQANHTTRIEREELLRGSGLGPSSASSPATSGLSRRDMYLKENTHLHNSSSMVNDQISIAMETKEHLSSQRQHLKRFQTRMHDISHRFPMISSLVQRINIRKRRDSLILGGVIAVCTILLLLYAFH, translated from the exons ATGGTTGCTTCCGAATGGGACA ATCTGCGAAAGCAGGCTCGCCATCTGGAAAATGATATCGATCTCAAGTTGATCGCCTTCAACAAAGTGGGAGTCGGTAGCGGTTCGTTAGGATCGTCTGCGAATGCCGAACCGGGTTCCGATGCTGATACGGCACCTCTACTCGGCGATCATGTATTCGAATCACTGTCGCTGGAAATCGAACAGATGCTGGATAAACTTTCTAgcatcaatgaaaaaatgtccGAGATTCCTAGCAGTGGAGCAGCAGTAATGCATGTGCTGCAAAGACATCGGGAAATTCTGCAC GGCTACCGACAAGAGTTTCTTAAAATTCAAGCCAATCACACAACCCGCATCGAACGGGAAGAACTGCTGCGTGGTTCCGGACTGGGTCCTTCTTCTGCAAGTTCGCCCGCAACGAGCGGATTGAGCCGAAGAGATATGTATTTGAAAGAGAACACTCACCTTCACAA TTCGAGTTCCATGGTTAACGACCAGATTAGCATCGCAATGGAAACGAAGGAACATTTAAGTTCACAGCGGCAACATTTGAAGCGCTTCCAAACTAGAATGCATGACATTTCACATCGTTTTCCGATGATTTCTAG tctcgttcAACGAATCAATATTCGTAAACGTCGAGACTCGTTGATTCTAGGAGGTGTGATTGCTGTGTGTACAATTTTGCTACTTCTCTATGCTTTTCACTGA
- the LOC131427300 gene encoding uncharacterized protein LOC131427300 has protein sequence MHPSLDNIQLLLDAADTISHRLDNNVDHGDVIVNASSYLSPHYPLKKNLPTYNFERNVTSKKISKGNHWQRQHFGSSNNDHNSTLRTKGSARRSLNFQHITAEFHRNNERYERSTQVSSQRYDGVGFANDRTSNWVEEHVHIQNNEYEIVKASICGKMYCVATR, from the exons ATGCATCCATCGCTGGACAACATTCAGCTATTATTAG ATGCTGCAGATACCATTTCACATCGGTTGGATAATAATGTCGATCatggtgatgtgattgtgaatgCTTCGAGCTATCTCAGCCCGCATTAtcctctgaaaaaaaatttacctacGTATAACTTCGAGCGAAATGTTACTTcgaagaaaatttcgaaaggtaatCATTGGCAAAGACAGCATTTTGGATCGTCCAACAATG ATCACAATTCAACTTTACGAACAAAAGGATCGGCTCGACGGTCACTTAATTTCCAACATATTACTGCCGAGTTCCATCGTAACAACGAAAGGTACGAACGTAGCACACAAGTTTCCTCTCAACGTTATGATGGTGTTGGCTTTGCGAATGATCGTACGTCAAATTGGGTAGAGGAGCATGTCCACATACAAAACAACGAATATGAAATAGTAAAAGCATCTATCTGTGGTAAAATGTACTGTGTGGCTACACGATAA
- the LOC131430639 gene encoding T-complex protein 1 subunit zeta, producing the protein MASISLLNPKAEFARAAQALAVNIGAAKGIQDVMKTNLGPKGTMKMLVSGAGDIKITKDGNVLLHEMQIQHPTASLIARASTAQDDMTGDGTTSTVLIIGELLKQADLYIADGLHPRILAEGFDQARLQALQILDEMSCPIEVNRESLLSIARTSLRTKVHPQLADLLTEVCVDAVLAIRTEGKPVDLHMVELMEMQHKSATDTQLVKGIVMDHGSRHPDMPKRLENAYILTCNVSLEYEKSEVNSGFFYKTAEEREKFVLAEREFIEERVKKVIELKRKVCEGTNKTFVVINQKGIDPMSLDLLAKEGIMALRRAKRRNMERLALACGGLALNSFDNMDETSLGYAGLVYEHVLGETKYTFVEDCKNPQSVTILMKGPNKYTLTQIKDAVRDGLRSINNAIEDQKLVPGAGAFEVRIHNKLKEYAKDVKGKTRLAIQAYADALLVIPKVLAVNSGYDAQDTIVRLQEESRLSGDPIGLDLSTGEPMKPVDLGVYDNYIVKKQILNSCTVIASNLLLVDEIMRAGMSSLKG; encoded by the exons ATGGCTTCAATTAGTCTGCTTAATCCAAAGGCCGAGTTTGCTCGCGCTGCTCAGGCCCTAGCCGTCAATATCGGTGCCGCAAAGGGTATTCAAGATGTGATGAAAACCAATCTGGGACCGAAAGGTACCATGAAAAT GTTGGTCTCCGGTGCCGGTGACATTAAAATCACCAAAGACGGAAATGTGCTGCTACACGAGATGCAAATTCAGCATCCGACGGCTTCCCTTATTGCCCGTGCCAGTACAGCGCAGGACGACATGACTGGCGATGGAACCACCTCGACGGTGTTGATCATCGGTGAGCTGCTGAAGCAGGCTGATCTTTACATAGCCGACGGATTGCATCCGCGAATCTTGGCCGAAGGATTCGACCAAGCTCGCCTGCAAGCACTGCAGATCCTCGATGAAATGTCCTGTCCGATCGAGGTTAACAGGGAAAGTTTACTGAGCATTGCTCGCACTTCGTTGAGAACCAAGGTTCATCCACAACTGGCGGATTTATTGACTGAGGTTTGCGTCGATGCTGTACTGGCCATTCGAACAGAGGGAAAACCGGTTGATTTGCATATGGTCGAGCTTATGGAGATGCAGCATAAGTCGGCTACCGATACTCAGTTGGTGAAAGGAATTGTCATGGATCACGGTTCCCGTCACCCGGACATGCCAAAACGATTGGAGAATGCGTACATTCTAACCTGCAATGTTTCGCTGGAGTACGAAAAGAGCGAGGTCAATTCCGGATTCTTCTACAAAACTGCAGAGGAGCGAGAGAAGTTTGTTTTGGCCGAACGGGAATTCATCGAGGAACGTGTTAAGAAAGTGATTGAACTGAAGCGTAAGGTTTGCGAAGGAACAAATAAGACATTTGTTGTCATCAATCAGAAGGGTATCGATCCGATGTCGTTGGATTTACTGGCCAAAGAAGGAATCATGGCTTTACGTCGTGCCAAGCGCCGCAACATGGAGCGCTTAGCTTTGGCTTGCGGTGGATTGGCCCTAAATTCATTCGATAATATGGACGAAACTAGTCTTGGATATGCTGGGTTGGTGTACGAACATGTGCTTGGGGAAACTAAGTACACATTCGTGGAGGACTGCAAAAATCCCCAGTCGGTGACGATTCTGATGAAAGGTCCAAACAAGTACACTCTAACGCAGATCAAAGACGCCGTTCGGGATGGTCTTCGTTCAATTAACAATGCCATCGAGGATCAAAAGCTGGTACCGGGAGCAGGTGCCTTCGAGGTGCGTATTCACAACAAACTAAAGGAATACGCCAAGGATGTCAAGGGAAAAACACGCCTCGCAATCCAAGCCTATGCCGATGCTTTGTTGGTCATTCCCAAGGTGTTGGCCGTCAACAGCGGTTACGATGCGCAGGACACCATCGTACGTCTACAGGAAGAGAGCCGTTTGAGTGGTGACCCGATTGGATTGGACTTGTCCACGGGGGAACCAATGAAACCGGTCGATCTGGGCGTTTATGATAATTACATTGTTAAGAAACAAATTCTCAACTCATGCACTGTCATAGCAAGCAATTTGCTTCTGGTGGATGAGATCATGCGTGCCGGTATGAGCAGCCTTAAAGGATAA